In Pseudoalteromonas sp. NC201, a single window of DNA contains:
- a CDS encoding DUF350 domain-containing protein — MSYLSLNNINFLAILICFVIVCGLTILLRLMIQRSANNLLDDELAQRDNFALGISYASQVTMLCICVAYLFNDLGVVRAQAHPLQVALHIGLIIAFVYFGQWIHRKWILYQFDEEEAILKQNICAAMVDSGMLLGNTILVLGLYHWVHPKGWSDLLVVALGFMLLQLLYTLDSKIRESRFAKFNQGASLQQNFNLRNTSIGIRYAGKSIGLSLAMYAGLHSAPYHGAKVVENLFSVVMHCGVMWLFLYIGSYVLLHLSLPKVNIGLEVDHQDNVGIACLEFAVFCSIGYLLINLFSV, encoded by the coding sequence ATGAGTTATTTGTCTTTAAACAATATCAACTTTTTAGCGATTTTGATTTGCTTTGTCATTGTCTGCGGTTTAACTATTTTGCTGCGCTTAATGATCCAACGTAGCGCCAACAATCTCCTGGATGACGAGCTCGCACAACGTGACAACTTTGCACTTGGGATCAGCTATGCCAGTCAAGTGACGATGCTGTGTATTTGTGTTGCATACTTATTCAATGACTTAGGCGTGGTGAGGGCACAGGCACACCCTCTGCAAGTGGCCTTACATATAGGGTTGATCATTGCCTTTGTATACTTCGGCCAATGGATCCATCGCAAATGGATTCTGTATCAGTTTGACGAAGAAGAAGCGATTTTAAAGCAAAATATCTGCGCCGCGATGGTGGACTCCGGCATGTTACTCGGTAACACCATATTGGTGCTTGGTTTATATCATTGGGTGCACCCGAAAGGCTGGAGCGATCTATTAGTCGTAGCCCTCGGCTTTATGCTATTGCAGCTGCTTTATACGCTAGATAGTAAAATCAGAGAAAGTCGCTTTGCCAAGTTCAATCAAGGGGCTTCTTTACAACAAAATTTTAATCTCAGAAACACTTCGATTGGTATTCGGTATGCAGGCAAATCCATCGGCCTCTCTTTAGCCATGTATGCGGGGCTGCACAGCGCTCCCTACCATGGAGCAAAAGTGGTAGAAAACTTGTTTTCGGTTGTCATGCATTGCGGTGTAATGTGGCTTTTTCTTTACATTGGTAGTTACGTATTGCTGCATTTATCCTTACCTAAGGTCAATATTGGTCTAGAGGTAGACCACCAAGATAACGTTGGCATCGCATGTCTGGAGTTTGCGGTTTTCTGCTCAATAGGCTATTTACTTATTAACTTGTTTTCGGTGTAA
- a CDS encoding YqgE/AlgH family protein produces MKSLANHFLVAMPSMDDPFFNHTVTYLCEHSEDGAMGLVVNHPIDITVGELLDQIDIDNDKSSQAAKVNIYAGGPVHTDRGFVLHTPKFGYASSQELSSEIMITTSKDVLASLTSSHSPEGFIITLGYAGWVSGQLEKELKENTWLVVEADPEIIFNTPPEKRWEKAVQMLGFDVAQLSSQAGHA; encoded by the coding sequence ATGAAATCACTCGCTAATCACTTTTTAGTGGCAATGCCCAGCATGGACGACCCTTTTTTCAATCATACGGTAACCTATCTTTGTGAACACAGCGAAGATGGCGCGATGGGGTTGGTGGTAAACCACCCTATCGATATCACCGTGGGCGAATTGCTTGATCAAATTGATATCGATAACGACAAATCTAGCCAAGCGGCTAAGGTAAATATCTACGCAGGTGGGCCTGTTCATACCGACAGAGGCTTTGTATTACATACGCCAAAGTTTGGTTACGCCTCAAGCCAAGAGCTTAGTTCCGAAATTATGATCACCACATCAAAAGATGTTTTAGCCTCTTTAACGTCATCACACTCTCCCGAAGGATTTATCATCACCTTGGGCTACGCCGGATGGGTAAGTGGTCAGCTAGAGAAAGAACTGAAAGAAAACACTTGGTTAGTCGTCGAGGCTGACCCCGAAATCATATTTAATACGCCACCCGAAAAGCGTTGGGAAAAAGCAGTGCAAATGCTTGGTTTCGACGTTGCACAATTAAGCTCGCAAGCGGGTCATGCGTAA
- a CDS encoding PilT/PilU family type 4a pilus ATPase, which translates to MNIEPFLQTMANQQASDLFVSAGLAVSAKIDGELRALSEESLDAEQSLNLVTSIMSDKQKQEFFNTKECNFAIANDIGRFRVSAFWQRDCAGMVIRRIVTAIPDVNELGLPSVLTDVIMSKRGLVLFVGGTGTGKSTSLAALLGYRNRNQRGHILTIEDPIEFVHQHQKSIITQREVGIDTDSFESALKSSLRQAPDVILIGEIRSQETMEYALSFAETGHLCVATLHANNANQAIDRIMHLVPKEKHDKLKYDLALNLRAIVAQQLVPSSKGEGREAAIEVLLNSPLVAELIKKGDIGSIKEAMAKSKDMGMQTFDQALFELYKQQRINYADALHHADSPNDLRLMIKLQNNEQKGAGFLQGVTVDGLDSKN; encoded by the coding sequence ATGAATATAGAACCGTTTTTGCAAACGATGGCAAATCAGCAAGCATCCGACTTATTCGTCTCGGCAGGGCTTGCGGTGAGCGCCAAAATTGATGGCGAACTTAGAGCGTTAAGTGAAGAAAGCTTAGATGCCGAGCAGTCACTGAATCTTGTTACCTCGATTATGAGCGACAAGCAAAAGCAAGAATTCTTTAACACTAAAGAGTGCAACTTTGCGATTGCTAACGATATCGGGCGTTTTCGTGTTTCAGCATTTTGGCAACGGGATTGTGCGGGCATGGTTATCCGCCGTATCGTTACTGCTATTCCTGATGTCAACGAGCTAGGTTTGCCGTCGGTACTGACCGATGTGATCATGTCCAAACGTGGCTTGGTGTTATTTGTAGGTGGTACGGGCACGGGTAAGTCAACTTCGCTTGCAGCACTGCTCGGTTATCGTAATCGTAACCAACGTGGCCACATTTTGACCATTGAAGATCCCATCGAATTTGTGCATCAACACCAAAAAAGCATCATTACTCAGCGTGAGGTGGGCATTGATACTGACAGTTTTGAATCTGCCTTAAAAAGCTCATTACGCCAAGCGCCAGATGTTATTTTAATTGGTGAAATTCGCTCGCAAGAAACCATGGAGTATGCACTGAGCTTTGCTGAAACGGGGCATTTATGCGTTGCAACCTTGCACGCCAATAATGCCAATCAGGCCATTGACCGTATCATGCACTTAGTCCCTAAAGAAAAGCACGATAAACTGAAGTACGATTTGGCGCTGAACTTACGTGCTATTGTGGCGCAACAACTTGTGCCTTCTTCAAAGGGCGAAGGCCGAGAAGCCGCCATTGAAGTACTACTTAACTCCCCACTCGTTGCCGAGCTTATTAAAAAAGGCGATATTGGCTCAATTAAAGAGGCAATGGCAAAATCGAAAGACATGGGCATGCAAACCTTTGATCAAGCATTGTTTGAGCTTTATAAGCAGCAGCGGATCAACTATGCCGATGCCCTGCATCATGCTGACTCGCCAAACGATCTGCGCCTGATGATCAAGCTGCAAAATAATGAACAAAAAGGTGCGGGCTTCCTACAAGGGGTTACGGTAGATGGGTTGGATTCGAAGAACTAA
- the ruvX gene encoding Holliday junction resolvase RuvX produces the protein MEIKKEKVPKGKRSIIGFDFGTKSIGLAIGQEITATASSLGAVKANDGIPNWDDIAVFINEWQPDLLVVGLPLNMDGTNQDLTFRAKKFANRLHNHFRLPVETQDERLTTADARARLFEQGGYKNLAKGKVDGMSACIILESYFEAMWE, from the coding sequence ATGGAAATCAAAAAAGAAAAAGTGCCTAAAGGTAAACGTAGCATCATCGGTTTTGACTTTGGCACTAAAAGTATCGGCTTGGCTATCGGCCAAGAAATCACCGCAACCGCATCAAGCTTAGGTGCAGTTAAGGCAAACGATGGTATTCCAAATTGGGATGACATCGCGGTATTCATTAACGAGTGGCAACCTGATTTATTAGTGGTTGGCTTACCACTGAATATGGATGGTACCAATCAAGATTTAACATTCAGAGCAAAAAAGTTTGCTAACCGCTTGCATAACCACTTCCGGTTGCCGGTAGAAACACAAGATGAGCGCTTGACGACAGCTGATGCCAGAGCACGTTTATTTGAACAAGGTGGCTATAAGAATCTCGCAAAAGGTAAGGTAGACGGCATGTCCGCTTGTATCATTCTCGAAAGCTACTTTGAGGCAATGTGGGAATAG
- the glnE gene encoding bifunctional [glutamate--ammonia ligase]-adenylyl-L-tyrosine phosphorylase/[glutamate--ammonia-ligase] adenylyltransferase has product MSELFVQAALNTLAQERYQMIYGDAPMEPKLARLLALSDFAERTLARFPEWGAWLLDDTQMQMRDCPDVFDFSAPLVEEKQAWQQLRHYRLKYWLKVMWLDLVAGNEIDDSIRYVSQLSDTLISNAYRWAYLSVEAQSGSPKDEAGNSIPMTVLGMGKLGGKELNFSSDIDLIFAYPRSVDTSGGRRSIEAQVFYTRVAQKLISALNQVTIDGQVFRVDMRLRPFGDSGPLVMSYAAMEDYYQDQGREWERYAMLKARPIGEPSPYWQEFYDLIRPFVYRRYIDFSVIDSLRKMKNMIAQEVRRKGLTNNIKLGAGGIREVEFIVQALQLIRGGRETPLQTPSLLQALEELETLDIVPVEVKNRLHENYLVLRKVEQYLQAFDDKQTQTLPDNNLDCLRLSHLLQCNDYAEVEQMLKVVTQHIRAEFSQVIGEPPEEELDEDDSAVYAWQTGEIAQLGQCRAAPCFETWQTDLMEFKQGLSKKQAGTRGRDILDKLMPALLRELSKQNMEPALARVLSVINQVASRTAYLELLYENHGALTQLIKLCCHSAWIAEHIAKYPILLDELIDPQTLYKPLPLTAYKNEIQQAFLRIDEQDVELQMEALRQFKQTHQLKVAAADATGVLDIMKVSDHLTALAEAIIAKAVDIAWGHMVARFGAPEGATIEEKGFAVIAYGKAGGYELGYNSDLDLVFVHNRDGESQTQGDKAISSRQFYMKLAQRLMHLFNTKTLSGMLYELDTRLRPEGNSGLLAINLESFYQYQLEQAWTWEHQALVRARMVLGESKMAARFEEIRHAILMQQRDVPKLAEDVRNMREKMRAHLNQDSDSHFDLKQGIGGMTDIEFISQYIVLRYSSQYPALCTYPDNIRILEQAGEVEVIDSDEMKHLISAYCLFRDQYHFNSLNQLGRVVGREAFDQHAQQVTQVWQRVLA; this is encoded by the coding sequence ATGTCGGAATTGTTTGTTCAAGCAGCGCTAAATACGCTTGCTCAAGAGCGTTACCAAATGATTTATGGTGATGCGCCGATGGAGCCCAAACTGGCACGGTTACTGGCGTTGAGTGATTTTGCCGAGCGTACACTTGCACGATTTCCTGAGTGGGGAGCTTGGTTGCTCGATGATACGCAGATGCAAATGCGCGACTGTCCTGATGTGTTTGACTTTTCCGCGCCATTGGTTGAAGAAAAACAAGCTTGGCAGCAGCTGCGTCACTATCGCTTAAAGTATTGGCTTAAAGTGATGTGGCTGGATTTGGTTGCAGGCAATGAGATTGATGACAGTATTCGCTATGTTTCACAGCTGTCCGATACCTTGATTTCAAATGCGTACCGATGGGCGTACTTAAGCGTAGAAGCGCAATCAGGCTCACCAAAAGATGAGGCTGGTAACTCGATACCTATGACGGTATTAGGCATGGGAAAGCTTGGTGGTAAGGAGCTGAATTTTTCCTCTGATATCGATTTGATCTTTGCCTATCCGAGAAGTGTCGACACATCCGGTGGCCGGCGTAGTATTGAGGCGCAAGTTTTTTACACTAGAGTGGCACAAAAACTTATTTCAGCGCTTAATCAAGTTACCATTGATGGCCAAGTATTCAGAGTCGATATGCGTTTAAGACCATTTGGGGATAGTGGTCCTTTGGTAATGAGCTATGCCGCGATGGAAGATTATTACCAAGATCAAGGTCGAGAATGGGAGCGCTATGCGATGTTAAAGGCGCGGCCAATTGGTGAGCCGTCGCCGTATTGGCAAGAGTTTTACGACCTAATTCGGCCGTTCGTCTATCGCCGTTATATCGACTTTTCTGTGATAGATTCACTGCGAAAGATGAAAAACATGATTGCCCAAGAGGTGAGACGCAAAGGCTTAACGAATAACATAAAGCTGGGCGCTGGTGGCATTCGAGAAGTAGAGTTTATTGTGCAGGCTTTGCAACTGATACGCGGCGGTCGCGAAACGCCATTACAAACCCCTTCATTGTTACAGGCATTAGAAGAGCTTGAAACGCTTGATATTGTCCCTGTCGAGGTCAAAAACCGTCTGCATGAGAACTATTTAGTGCTGCGTAAAGTTGAGCAATATCTACAAGCATTTGACGACAAACAAACGCAAACTTTACCCGACAACAACTTAGATTGTCTGCGCCTGAGCCACTTATTGCAATGTAACGATTACGCCGAAGTCGAGCAAATGCTAAAGGTTGTGACGCAGCATATCCGGGCTGAGTTTAGCCAAGTCATTGGTGAACCGCCTGAAGAAGAATTAGATGAAGACGATAGCGCGGTTTACGCGTGGCAAACGGGAGAAATTGCTCAGCTAGGCCAGTGCCGAGCTGCACCGTGTTTTGAGACTTGGCAAACTGACTTGATGGAGTTTAAACAAGGGCTAAGTAAAAAGCAGGCGGGCACTCGTGGTCGCGATATTCTCGATAAGTTAATGCCAGCCTTGCTACGAGAGCTTAGTAAACAAAACATGGAGCCGGCACTTGCTCGCGTGCTCAGTGTGATCAATCAAGTAGCGTCTCGTACTGCATATTTGGAGCTACTTTACGAAAATCACGGTGCGTTGACTCAACTTATCAAGCTTTGTTGTCATAGCGCGTGGATTGCTGAGCATATTGCGAAATACCCGATCCTCCTTGATGAGCTTATCGACCCACAAACTCTCTACAAACCTTTGCCATTAACGGCCTATAAAAACGAGATCCAGCAAGCATTTTTACGTATAGATGAGCAAGATGTTGAGCTACAGATGGAAGCGCTGCGACAATTTAAACAAACGCATCAGCTAAAAGTCGCGGCTGCAGACGCCACTGGCGTGTTGGATATTATGAAGGTGAGCGATCATCTAACCGCGCTTGCTGAGGCGATTATTGCAAAGGCCGTCGATATTGCCTGGGGGCATATGGTGGCGCGTTTTGGTGCGCCTGAAGGTGCAACAATAGAAGAAAAAGGCTTTGCTGTAATAGCGTATGGCAAGGCGGGGGGATACGAGCTCGGTTACAACTCAGATCTAGACTTAGTGTTTGTACATAATCGTGACGGCGAAAGTCAAACTCAGGGTGATAAAGCTATCTCTTCAAGACAGTTTTATATGAAGCTGGCACAGCGTTTAATGCATTTGTTCAATACCAAAACGCTCTCTGGCATGCTTTACGAATTAGATACTCGACTTCGCCCTGAAGGAAACTCGGGCTTACTCGCTATCAATCTAGAAAGCTTTTACCAATACCAGTTAGAGCAAGCTTGGACATGGGAGCATCAGGCGCTAGTGAGAGCTCGTATGGTGTTAGGTGAGTCGAAAATGGCCGCACGATTTGAGGAAATACGTCATGCAATACTAATGCAGCAGCGAGACGTGCCTAAATTAGCGGAAGATGTTCGCAATATGCGTGAAAAAATGCGAGCCCACCTTAACCAAGATAGTGACAGTCACTTTGACTTAAAGCAGGGAATTGGCGGCATGACGGATATTGAATTTATCAGTCAGTACATTGTGTTGCGATATAGCAGTCAGTATCCAGCACTTTGTACTTATCCAGATAATATACGTATTTTAGAACAAGCGGGTGAAGTTGAAGTGATTGATAGTGATGAAATGAAGCACTTAATCTCTGCATATTGTTTGTTTAGAGATCAATATCATTTTAATAGCTTAAACCAATTAGGTAGGGTTGTTGGGCGTGAAGCGTTTGATCAACACGCACAACAAGTCACTCAAGTTTGGCAGCGGGTACTTGCTTAA
- the gshB gene encoding glutathione synthase, with protein MTIKLGIISDPISGFNIKKDTGFAMMLAAQQRGYELYYMEMNDLFLYQGVAKATAAKAQVFDDTSHWYELAEKQEIDLGDLDVILMRKDPPFDTEYIYATYILERAELAGSLVVNKPQSLRDANEKLFTAWFSEHTPDTLVTRNQSQIREFLAKHGDIILKPLDGMGGASIFRVKQDDANIGVICETLTEHGSRYAMAQNYIPAIKDGDKRVLVVDGKVMPYCLARIPQGGETRGNLAAGGRGEARPISESDRKIAEAIAPTLKAKGLIFVGLDIIGDKLTEINVTAPTCVKEIEAAYDISIMDKFYDAIERKLDHTKN; from the coding sequence ATGACGATTAAATTAGGGATCATTTCCGATCCAATCAGTGGCTTTAACATTAAAAAAGACACCGGGTTTGCCATGATGCTGGCGGCACAGCAGCGCGGCTATGAATTGTATTACATGGAAATGAATGACCTTTTCTTGTACCAAGGCGTTGCCAAAGCGACCGCGGCAAAAGCGCAGGTATTTGACGATACTTCCCATTGGTATGAACTAGCTGAGAAACAAGAAATCGATTTAGGCGACCTTGACGTTATTTTAATGCGTAAAGATCCACCTTTTGATACTGAATATATTTACGCCACTTATATTCTTGAGCGCGCTGAACTTGCGGGTTCGCTTGTGGTAAATAAACCACAAAGTCTGCGCGACGCCAATGAAAAGCTCTTTACGGCGTGGTTTAGTGAGCATACTCCAGATACTTTGGTTACGCGTAATCAATCACAAATTCGCGAGTTTTTAGCTAAACATGGCGATATCATTCTCAAGCCTTTAGATGGGATGGGCGGCGCGTCTATTTTTAGAGTGAAACAAGATGATGCAAATATTGGCGTGATCTGCGAAACGCTTACCGAGCATGGCTCTCGCTATGCGATGGCGCAAAACTATATTCCAGCCATTAAAGACGGTGATAAGCGCGTGTTAGTGGTAGATGGTAAAGTGATGCCGTACTGCTTGGCTCGCATTCCACAAGGCGGTGAAACTCGTGGTAATCTCGCGGCAGGCGGCCGTGGTGAAGCAAGACCTATTAGCGAATCGGACCGTAAAATTGCCGAAGCCATTGCCCCAACGTTAAAGGCAAAGGGCCTAATATTCGTTGGCCTAGATATCATTGGCGATAAGCTCACCGAAATCAACGTCACCGCACCAACTTGCGTAAAAGAAATTGAAGCGGCGTATGACATTTCAATTATGGATAAGTTTTATGATGCGATCGAGCGAAAACTCGACCATACTAAAAACTAA
- the rsmE gene encoding 16S rRNA (uracil(1498)-N(3))-methyltransferase: protein MRIPHIYQDSPLAIGVPVTLDDDAAGHIGRVLRMTTKDKVSLFNGQGGEYLCQLSEVGKKKVVAVPESFEDKNVESPLAIHLGQGISRGDKMDFTIQKSVELGVSEITPLFTTRCGVKLSGERLAKKHQQWQKIAIAAAEQSGRNTITVINPPMELSEWLAQQSDELKVTLHPRAEHSIKTLPYSQSGIRFLVGPEGGFTDEELDATAQQRFVDVRLGPRVLRTETAALTVLSALQLQFGDLAL, encoded by the coding sequence ATGCGTATTCCACATATTTATCAAGACTCGCCTTTGGCCATTGGTGTGCCAGTTACTTTGGATGATGACGCCGCAGGACACATAGGCCGAGTGCTTAGAATGACAACCAAAGATAAAGTCAGCCTGTTCAACGGACAAGGCGGCGAGTACCTATGTCAATTAAGTGAAGTTGGGAAAAAGAAAGTTGTTGCTGTACCTGAATCATTTGAAGACAAAAATGTAGAATCTCCACTTGCCATACATCTTGGGCAAGGGATTTCTCGCGGTGATAAAATGGACTTCACAATTCAAAAGTCGGTAGAGCTGGGAGTGAGCGAAATTACCCCTTTGTTTACCACACGCTGCGGCGTTAAATTAAGTGGTGAGCGTCTAGCAAAAAAACACCAGCAATGGCAAAAGATAGCAATTGCCGCGGCCGAGCAATCCGGACGTAATACCATCACTGTTATTAACCCACCGATGGAGTTGTCTGAATGGCTTGCACAGCAAAGCGACGAGTTAAAAGTCACACTACACCCTCGCGCCGAACATTCAATAAAAACACTGCCGTATAGTCAGTCTGGGATCCGCTTTTTAGTGGGGCCTGAAGGCGGCTTTACCGATGAAGAGCTCGATGCTACCGCTCAACAGCGGTTTGTTGATGTCCGTTTAGGCCCACGTGTACTTCGTACAGAAACCGCAGCGCTAACAGTACTGAGCGCACTACAGCTGCAATTTGGCGATTTAGCACTTTAA
- a CDS encoding TcpQ domain-containing protein, translating to MAKKKKNKLSSIWFWTKHLSLGVLLIWAAYYFLFGASKDMNFRETTNVAAQGLSQFYESFRNSMSNRDTDREKYVITLGKPTYPLDDALAQRALAVKPSNPKWTGEKQPRRFDTGDTLKDVLTKQAKEEGVELFWYLERDYVVKYNFRLDTDFVSALYQVGTAINDDFEFQVYTFFCPRERAAVITENPPIYVRENCRKLAG from the coding sequence ATGGCTAAGAAGAAAAAAAATAAATTATCGTCAATCTGGTTTTGGACTAAACACCTATCACTAGGTGTGTTACTCATTTGGGCTGCCTACTATTTTCTTTTTGGTGCCTCTAAAGATATGAACTTTAGGGAAACCACCAATGTTGCAGCGCAAGGCCTGTCGCAATTTTACGAAAGCTTTCGAAATAGCATGAGCAATCGTGATACCGATCGTGAAAAGTATGTTATCACACTCGGAAAGCCCACCTACCCTCTTGACGATGCGCTAGCACAAAGAGCGCTCGCAGTTAAACCATCTAACCCTAAATGGACCGGTGAAAAACAACCAAGACGCTTTGACACAGGCGATACTTTAAAAGATGTACTTACAAAGCAAGCCAAAGAAGAAGGTGTGGAACTGTTTTGGTATCTAGAGCGTGACTATGTGGTGAAGTATAACTTCCGTCTCGATACTGACTTTGTTTCTGCACTCTATCAGGTTGGAACGGCGATAAACGACGACTTTGAATTTCAAGTCTACACATTTTTCTGCCCGCGAGAGCGTGCTGCGGTTATCACAGAAAACCCACCAATCTATGTACGTGAAAACTGCCGTAAGCTAGCGGGTTAA